The Enterococcus rotai genome includes a window with the following:
- a CDS encoding PTS sugar transporter subunit IIC: protein MNEWINEKVLPPVLKFVNTKAITALRNGMLYTMPFTIVGSIFLLLANLPIESVAKWITDSGLVVYFNQAYGASFAIMSIFAVIGIAYSYVKTEGFEGLPAGMISLVVFILFMAPGVTDLDSGVTIGNVINKDWTAGKGMITAIIVGLIVGWVYSWFLRHDIRIKLPEAVPENVANSFTALIPAAALITGAMFVYIFFDKVFNTTFFDFIYDVLQSPLQGVTDSLGGALVLGFLVPLFWFFGVHGSTIVGGIMGPILQANSLENTDILKAGKELTVANGGHIVTQQFLDQFLTVTGAGMTLGLVVYMVFFAKSAQFKQLGRLSIGPAVFNINEPITFATPIVMNPIMAIPFILTPVVSSVITYFALYTGLVPLFTAVQVPWTTPPIISGLLVGGWQAALLQAFVLTLGFFIYLPFARKMDAINYAQETNQPITEEVLEEIEAEA, encoded by the coding sequence ATGAATGAATGGATCAATGAAAAAGTTCTACCACCCGTGTTAAAATTCGTTAATACTAAAGCGATTACAGCATTAAGAAATGGTATGTTATACACGATGCCCTTTACGATCGTCGGTTCGATTTTTCTATTATTAGCAAACTTACCTATTGAATCTGTAGCAAAATGGATCACAGATAGTGGTCTAGTTGTTTACTTTAATCAGGCGTATGGTGCCTCTTTTGCGATCATGTCTATCTTTGCCGTGATCGGGATCGCTTATTCTTATGTTAAAACAGAAGGCTTTGAAGGATTACCTGCCGGAATGATTTCACTCGTTGTCTTTATTTTATTTATGGCACCAGGTGTTACTGATTTAGACAGTGGTGTAACAATTGGCAATGTTATCAATAAAGACTGGACTGCTGGTAAAGGGATGATCACAGCGATCATCGTTGGATTGATCGTCGGCTGGGTTTACAGCTGGTTCTTACGTCACGATATTCGGATCAAATTACCTGAAGCAGTTCCTGAAAATGTTGCGAACTCATTTACAGCTTTAATTCCAGCGGCAGCATTAATTACTGGCGCAATGTTTGTTTATATTTTCTTTGATAAAGTCTTTAACACAACGTTCTTTGATTTCATTTACGATGTTTTACAATCTCCACTTCAAGGTGTGACGGACTCATTAGGCGGCGCCTTAGTCCTTGGTTTCTTAGTTCCCTTATTCTGGTTCTTTGGTGTTCACGGTTCAACCATTGTTGGTGGGATCATGGGACCGATCTTACAAGCGAACTCTTTAGAAAACACAGATATTTTAAAAGCTGGGAAAGAATTAACTGTTGCCAATGGTGGTCATATCGTAACCCAACAATTTTTAGATCAATTTTTAACGGTGACTGGTGCTGGGATGACACTTGGCTTAGTCGTTTATATGGTGTTCTTTGCTAAATCTGCGCAGTTCAAACAATTAGGTCGTTTATCGATTGGTCCTGCTGTATTCAATATCAATGAACCAATTACTTTTGCGACACCGATCGTTATGAACCCAATTATGGCGATTCCGTTTATCTTAACACCTGTTGTTTCATCTGTTATTACGTATTTTGCACTCTATACTGGTTTAGTTCCACTATTTACAGCGGTTCAAGTCCCTTGGACAACGCCTCCAATCATTTCCGGATTATTAGTCGGAGGTTGGCAAGCAGCGTTACTACAAGCATTTGTCTTAACGTTAGGTTTCTTCATCTACTTACCATTTGCTAGAAAAATGGATGCAATCAATTATGCACAAGAAACAAATCAACCCATTACAGAAGAAGTCTTAGAAGAAATTGAAGCAGAAGCTTAA
- a CDS encoding 6-phospho-beta-glucosidase → MSILRENFLWGGAVAAHQLEGGWDQGGKGVSVADVMTVGAHGVPRRITDGVLQGENYPNHEAIDFYHHYKEDVKLFADLGLNCFRTSIAWTRIFPNGDEAEPNEEGLQFYDNLFDECLKYGIEPVITLSHFEMPYHLVTEYGGWRNRKMIDFFAKFARVCFDRYKDKVRYWMTFNEINNQANYAEDFAPFTNSGIKYQEGEDREKIMYQAAHYELVASAQAVKIGHEINPDFQIGCMIAMCPIYPYSCDPKDMMMSVSAMQKRYWFTDVHVRGHYPSFMENYLARKGFDLDITEQDLTDLTHGCVDYIGFSYYMSFAIKDHEKGPAFDYDESKDLVKNPYVEASDWGWQIDPLGLRYAMNWFNERYELPLFIVENGFGAIDEIEADGTINDQYRIDYLKAHIEMMKEAVEFDGIPLIGYTPWGFIDLVSAGTGEMKKRYGFIYVDKDNEGQGTLKRSKKKSFDWYQQVIKSNGEKL, encoded by the coding sequence ATGTCAATTTTAAGAGAAAATTTCCTTTGGGGTGGTGCAGTTGCCGCTCATCAATTAGAAGGTGGTTGGGACCAAGGTGGTAAAGGTGTTAGTGTTGCTGATGTGATGACGGTTGGCGCTCACGGTGTTCCTAGAAGAATTACAGATGGTGTGTTGCAGGGGGAAAATTACCCCAACCATGAAGCCATCGATTTTTACCATCATTATAAAGAAGATGTAAAATTATTCGCAGACCTTGGGCTAAATTGTTTCCGAACATCGATTGCTTGGACCCGGATTTTCCCCAATGGTGACGAAGCAGAACCGAATGAAGAAGGATTACAGTTTTATGATAATTTGTTTGATGAATGTTTAAAATATGGGATCGAACCTGTAATCACTTTATCTCATTTTGAAATGCCGTATCATTTAGTAACCGAGTATGGTGGTTGGCGTAATCGTAAAATGATCGATTTCTTTGCGAAGTTTGCCCGTGTTTGTTTTGATCGTTATAAAGATAAAGTTAGGTATTGGATGACCTTCAATGAAATCAATAACCAAGCGAATTACGCTGAAGACTTTGCTCCTTTTACCAACTCTGGTATCAAATACCAAGAAGGGGAAGATCGTGAAAAAATCATGTATCAAGCGGCTCACTATGAACTAGTAGCCAGTGCCCAAGCGGTAAAAATCGGTCATGAAATCAATCCTGATTTTCAAATTGGTTGTATGATTGCGATGTGTCCCATTTATCCCTATTCCTGTGATCCAAAAGATATGATGATGTCGGTCAGTGCGATGCAAAAACGGTACTGGTTTACAGATGTTCATGTGAGAGGTCATTATCCTAGCTTTATGGAAAACTATTTGGCTCGTAAAGGCTTTGATTTGGATATTACGGAACAAGATTTGACTGATTTAACCCATGGTTGTGTGGATTATATCGGTTTTAGTTACTATATGTCATTTGCGATTAAAGATCATGAAAAAGGCCCTGCTTTTGATTATGATGAGTCAAAAGATTTAGTCAAGAATCCTTATGTAGAAGCCTCTGACTGGGGTTGGCAAATTGATCCGTTAGGCTTGCGTTATGCCATGAACTGGTTTAATGAACGTTATGAATTGCCTTTGTTTATTGTGGAAAATGGCTTTGGTGCCATTGATGAAATTGAAGCAGATGGCACGATCAATGATCAATATCGTATTGATTATTTGAAAGCTCATATTGAAATGATGAAAGAAGCGGTTGAGTTTGATGGGATTCCATTGATTGGCTATACGCCTTGGGGCTTTATTGATTTAGTTTCTGCGGGGACTGGTGAGATGAAGAAACGGTATGGTTTTATTTATGTGGATAAGGATAATGAAGGGCAAGGGACGTTGAAGCGATCTAAGAAAAAGTCATTTGATTGGTATCAGCAAGTGATTAAGAGTAATGGCGAAAAGTTGTAA
- a CDS encoding TIGR04197 family type VII secretion effector, with translation MIDVNGAEAQNQATKIGQANDKLTISQTVTFSSGTTVPGNATATSIFEEFKTSSATIQQLLNRDVANIHSAVAAFERADSQTKKLFDMPFTGLMK, from the coding sequence ATGATTGATGTTAATGGCGCAGAAGCACAAAATCAGGCAACTAAGATTGGTCAAGCCAATGATAAATTAACGATTTCGCAAACTGTTACATTTTCCTCTGGTACGACAGTGCCAGGAAATGCTACAGCAACTAGTATTTTTGAAGAATTTAAAACATCTTCCGCAACAATCCAACAACTGTTAAATCGTGATGTAGCGAATATTCACAGCGCTGTTGCAGCGTTTGAACGAGCAGATTCTCAGACTAAAAAATTGTTTGATATGCCGTTTACAGGTTTGATGAAATAG
- a CDS encoding DNA-3-methyladenine glycosylase I: MKKNQPSKFDWYHNQWGKPTHDDRLLFILLTVGTFQAGLSWKAAAGKLDVFLRNFHNMDIQKVAGMMPDDVEKIMQDPEMIRNPRKINATIQNAQAILAVQKEYGSFAEYMWDFVGGVPHLNVYEEAYEVPNVTPLSKNVAKDMKKHGFTFVGPVVTYMFMKASGMIQDEVLNRELK; encoded by the coding sequence ATGAAAAAGAACCAACCATCGAAATTTGATTGGTATCATAACCAATGGGGCAAACCTACTCATGATGATCGTTTACTTTTTATCTTATTAACAGTAGGAACCTTCCAAGCTGGATTAAGTTGGAAAGCAGCAGCAGGTAAGCTGGATGTGTTTTTGAGAAACTTCCACAATATGGACATTCAAAAGGTGGCTGGTATGATGCCAGACGATGTGGAGAAAATCATGCAAGATCCCGAAATGATCCGCAATCCGAGAAAAATCAATGCGACGATTCAAAATGCTCAAGCGATTTTAGCTGTGCAAAAAGAATATGGCAGTTTTGCTGAATATATGTGGGATTTTGTTGGTGGTGTGCCTCATTTGAATGTATATGAAGAAGCATATGAGGTTCCAAATGTCACACCGTTATCTAAAAATGTAGCCAAAGATATGAAGAAACACGGTTTTACCTTTGTCGGCCCCGTTGTGACGTATATGTTTATGAAAGCTAGTGGCATGATTCAAGATGAGGTGTTGAATCGGGAATTAAAATAG
- a CDS encoding transketolase family protein, with protein MKDLEMRQVYTETILALAEKNQKVVALEADLASSMGTSKLKEQLGERYINVGIMEAEEMGAAAGLAVTGFTPFIHTFAPFATRRSFDQVFLSLGYAKNHAVIVGTDPGVTAEMNGGTHMPFEDVALMRVIPGNHIYEVSDPYQFKAILEYAHTAKGLFYIRTIRKQATSLYTGEEDFSKGYVKLKEGTAGTIFASGIMVEEALQAATDLEKLGISVQVIDLFRIKPMNEEIVIEAAKMGPIVTAENHNVIGGLGSAVAEIVTENHPVKMKRIGVKEQFGQVGKLEYLKEVYGLKAADISKAMSDLLS; from the coding sequence ATGAAGGACTTAGAAATGCGGCAAGTTTATACAGAAACCATTTTAGCATTAGCAGAAAAAAATCAGAAAGTTGTCGCTTTAGAAGCAGACCTAGCGAGTTCGATGGGAACGAGCAAATTAAAAGAACAGCTGGGGGAACGCTATATCAATGTGGGAATTATGGAAGCAGAAGAAATGGGGGCAGCTGCTGGTTTGGCGGTTACTGGCTTCACACCATTTATCCATACCTTTGCGCCATTTGCGACTAGACGCTCTTTCGATCAAGTGTTTCTTTCGTTAGGGTATGCCAAAAATCATGCTGTCATCGTTGGGACAGATCCAGGTGTTACAGCTGAAATGAATGGCGGAACGCATATGCCGTTTGAAGATGTTGCGTTGATGCGGGTGATTCCAGGAAATCATATTTATGAGGTGTCAGATCCGTATCAGTTTAAAGCGATTTTAGAGTATGCGCATACAGCAAAAGGGCTGTTCTACATTCGGACGATACGTAAACAAGCAACATCACTTTATACTGGAGAAGAAGATTTCTCTAAAGGATACGTTAAACTGAAAGAAGGAACAGCTGGGACGATTTTTGCGAGTGGGATCATGGTAGAAGAAGCACTTCAGGCAGCGACTGATTTAGAGAAACTGGGGATATCAGTTCAAGTAATCGATTTGTTTAGAATCAAGCCGATGAATGAAGAAATCGTGATTGAAGCAGCTAAAATGGGTCCTATCGTAACCGCAGAAAATCATAATGTGATCGGTGGTTTAGGAAGTGCTGTAGCGGAAATCGTTACGGAAAATCATCCAGTAAAAATGAAACGAATCGGTGTAAAAGAGCAATTTGGTCAAGTGGGTAAACTAGAGTATTTGAAAGAAGTTTATGGTTTGAAAGCTGCTGATATTTCGAAGGCGATGTCTGACTTGCTGAGTTGA
- a CDS encoding transketolase — protein MNTQKFADQIRFYTMKELDNLGFGHFGGSLSIVETLAVLYGNVMNVSPEKKNNPDRDYFVLSKGHAGPALYATLFLKGYFDEGFLYSLNQNGTNLPSHPDRIKTPGVDMTTGSLGQGISAATGIAKGNQLLGKSNYTYAIVGDGELNEGQCWEAFQFAAHQKLDHLIVLIDDNKKQLDGYTTDICDPFDFVEKMQAFGFSSWRVDGSDVDAIEAAIDQAKQVKGKPTAIVLDTVKGQGVPYLEELADNHHIRPDEAAKVAIKKAIVTLAGKIEVNPQ, from the coding sequence ATGAATACACAGAAGTTTGCGGATCAGATTCGTTTTTATACGATGAAGGAATTAGACAATCTAGGCTTTGGTCATTTTGGAGGGAGCTTATCTATTGTAGAAACATTAGCGGTTCTATATGGAAACGTCATGAATGTATCGCCAGAAAAGAAAAATAATCCAGACCGTGATTATTTTGTTCTGTCGAAAGGACATGCTGGACCTGCACTATATGCTACCTTATTTTTAAAGGGATATTTTGATGAAGGATTTCTTTACAGTCTAAATCAAAATGGAACCAATCTCCCTTCACATCCTGATCGAATCAAAACACCTGGTGTCGATATGACCACAGGTTCACTTGGGCAAGGGATTTCCGCTGCAACAGGTATTGCAAAAGGCAATCAATTGTTAGGTAAAAGTAATTATACCTATGCGATCGTTGGAGATGGAGAATTAAATGAGGGTCAATGCTGGGAAGCGTTTCAGTTTGCAGCTCATCAAAAGTTAGATCATTTGATTGTGTTGATCGATGATAACAAGAAGCAGTTAGATGGTTATACCACAGATATTTGTGATCCATTTGATTTTGTTGAAAAAATGCAGGCGTTTGGTTTTAGCAGTTGGCGGGTAGATGGCAGTGATGTTGATGCCATTGAAGCAGCAATCGATCAAGCAAAACAGGTAAAGGGAAAACCAACAGCGATCGTTTTAGATACTGTAAAAGGACAAGGCGTTCCTTATTTGGAGGAGTTAGCTGATAATCACCATATACGTCCAGATGAAGCAGCCAAAGTAGCAATCAAAAAAGCCATTGTAACATTGGCTGGAAAAATCGAGGTGAATCCACAATGA
- a CDS encoding PTS ascorbate transporter subunit IIC: MNSVLNILIDIASTPAILVALIAVLGLGLQKKPISDVVRGGIKTFVGFLVVTAGAGVIEGSLAPFGEMFQHAFNMQGVVPNNEAIVALALTKYGTYTALIMLAGMAFNILIARITKFKYIYLTGHATLYMACMIAVIMSVTKMSAVPLVLVGGLALGLANTIFPAIAQPFTKQITKNDSVALGHTGNFGYALSGFIGKYVGNKEKSTEDINFPKGLSFLRDSTVSITLTMGIVYTIVALFAGNDFISKNLSNGTNYIIYALQQAGMFAAGVFVILAGVRLILAEIVPAFKGISEKLVPNSIPALDCPIVFPYAPNAVLIGFLTSFVGGIVSLFIMIATGTTVIIPGVVPHFFCGATAGVFGNATGGVRGAVVGSFIHGVIISFMPILLMPVMGDLGFQGSTFSDTDYGVTGIFLGKLADMGGQIAVVAGVLAVLALLIGLTVFGKKKTTETKEAA, encoded by the coding sequence ATGAATAGCGTTTTAAATATATTGATCGATATTGCAAGTACCCCAGCAATTTTGGTGGCGTTGATCGCAGTGCTTGGGTTAGGTTTGCAGAAAAAGCCAATTTCAGATGTTGTCCGCGGCGGAATCAAAACGTTTGTTGGATTTTTAGTGGTAACAGCAGGAGCTGGCGTGATCGAAGGGTCACTGGCACCGTTTGGCGAAATGTTCCAACATGCCTTTAATATGCAAGGTGTAGTACCGAATAATGAAGCGATCGTTGCCTTGGCTTTGACAAAATATGGCACATATACAGCACTTATTATGTTAGCAGGAATGGCGTTTAATATTTTGATTGCACGTATTACAAAGTTTAAATATATCTATTTAACGGGTCACGCTACACTTTATATGGCGTGTATGATCGCTGTGATCATGAGTGTGACAAAAATGAGTGCAGTACCGTTAGTTTTAGTTGGTGGTTTGGCGTTAGGATTGGCTAATACGATTTTTCCAGCGATCGCTCAGCCATTTACCAAACAAATCACGAAAAATGATTCAGTGGCTTTAGGCCATACAGGGAACTTTGGCTATGCTCTAAGTGGATTTATCGGAAAATATGTAGGCAATAAAGAAAAATCAACAGAAGATATCAATTTTCCAAAAGGGTTATCTTTTTTACGAGATTCAACCGTTAGTATTACATTGACGATGGGGATTGTGTATACAATTGTCGCGTTGTTTGCAGGAAATGACTTTATTTCTAAAAACCTTAGCAATGGAACAAATTATATTATTTATGCCTTACAACAAGCAGGGATGTTTGCAGCGGGTGTTTTCGTAATCTTGGCTGGGGTTCGTTTGATTTTAGCAGAAATTGTACCAGCGTTTAAAGGAATCTCAGAAAAATTAGTGCCGAATTCGATTCCGGCTTTAGATTGTCCAATTGTTTTTCCTTATGCGCCAAATGCTGTGTTGATCGGTTTCTTAACTAGTTTTGTTGGCGGAATCGTAAGCTTGTTTATTATGATCGCAACAGGTACGACCGTAATTATTCCAGGTGTGGTGCCACATTTCTTCTGTGGCGCGACGGCCGGTGTTTTCGGAAATGCTACAGGCGGTGTACGTGGCGCTGTTGTCGGTTCATTTATTCATGGCGTGATTATCAGTTTTATGCCGATTTTATTGATGCCAGTTATGGGTGATCTAGGCTTTCAAGGATCAACATTCTCCGATACAGATTATGGTGTGACCGGGATTTTTCTTGGGAAACTAGCAGATATGGGCGGTCAAATCGCAGTCGTTGCAGGAGTGTTGGCTGTGTTGGCGTTACTGATCGGTTTAACTGTTTTCGGCAAGAAAAAGACCACTGAAACAAAGGAGGCAGCATAA
- a CDS encoding PTS sugar transporter subunit IIB — translation MKMAAVCGSGLGSSFMVEMNINSVLNELGVTGVEVAHYDMGSATPDLADVFFVGGDLADSAQHLGNVVILDSIIDMDELREKVKAVCGKEGLL, via the coding sequence ATGAAAATGGCAGCAGTTTGTGGATCTGGATTAGGATCTAGTTTTATGGTGGAAATGAATATTAACAGTGTGTTGAACGAATTAGGGGTAACAGGAGTTGAGGTGGCCCATTATGATATGGGAAGTGCCACACCGGATTTGGCAGATGTCTTTTTTGTCGGTGGAGATTTAGCAGATAGTGCGCAGCATTTAGGAAATGTAGTTATTTTAGACAGTATTATCGATATGGACGAATTGAGAGAAAAAGTGAAAGCCGTTTGTGGCAAAGAAGGGTTACTTTAA
- a CDS encoding BglG family transcription antiterminator, which produces MIDYRMSYLIDMSHSVGHSIQELSEMTGLPTETVIDQLGKIDEQLQKFSYEPIYWEEGKLSFPKQVADKWLELHFGKLETEIFYLEYERQALLYLLTFTADEDLSVFHYQEFFQVSKNTILADIKKLRKHLAMQQISLDYSRKKGFYLSGNEEQIRIQAHQMVAKVITSVSGKWGLKKGLIKYSRTFEADVRSYLFETIKASELVIVPSRIEETIYFMAYVLRRAKSHSIKLDRQAKETLKELNAFHGSQLFLAKFSTILEPESEQFYFTLIFMTITQGEIRDTALEFLLECGSQIIHEMERLAAIEFKDYRKLLLDLFYHLVPAFFRIKYHFSLTNVLIEEIKEQYDELFALTKIALHPLEMLTGQATPDEEVGYFTILFGGEIGNQRELNRVIRYKALVLCPSGISSSLIMQSELKELFPTIDFSLTTTVDQLESIAESEYDVIFSSVPLNTPKKTYLINPIMTQLEKNNLIRHVQEELLIPGIVVPSIDEIIETLLPYIELKKGITKEKIYRILNRKMIKKLKVKEDEKPMLSELLTTEMIQLTDKTLTWEEAIAYVAQPLKEQGKITENYIDAMIQKVKDYGAFIHIGKGIALPHARPEDGVKQLGMSLLKVEEPVLLLDDPKHEITIFICLAAVDNEMHLKALASLTKILSNKENLEKLLAAKDQETIIQLLKEGESL; this is translated from the coding sequence ATGATTGATTATCGAATGAGTTATCTTATCGACATGTCGCACAGTGTAGGGCACTCCATTCAAGAACTGAGCGAAATGACAGGATTACCTACTGAAACCGTGATTGATCAGTTAGGAAAAATTGATGAGCAGCTGCAGAAATTTTCCTACGAACCGATTTATTGGGAAGAAGGGAAACTCTCTTTTCCAAAGCAAGTAGCTGATAAATGGTTGGAACTTCATTTTGGTAAGTTGGAAACAGAGATTTTCTATTTAGAATATGAAAGACAAGCGCTGCTTTATCTGTTGACGTTTACTGCAGATGAGGATTTATCTGTGTTTCATTATCAAGAATTTTTTCAAGTCAGTAAGAATACGATTTTAGCGGATATCAAAAAGTTACGGAAACACTTAGCTATGCAGCAAATCAGTTTAGACTATTCACGAAAAAAAGGGTTTTATTTATCGGGGAATGAAGAGCAGATTCGGATTCAAGCACATCAGATGGTTGCCAAAGTCATTACATCGGTTTCAGGGAAATGGGGCTTGAAAAAAGGCTTGATCAAGTATTCAAGAACGTTTGAAGCAGACGTTCGTTCATATCTTTTTGAAACAATCAAAGCAAGTGAGTTAGTGATTGTACCAAGCCGAATTGAAGAGACGATTTATTTTATGGCATATGTTTTAAGGCGTGCAAAATCACATTCAATTAAGTTGGATAGACAAGCAAAAGAGACGTTAAAAGAGCTGAATGCGTTCCATGGAAGTCAGTTGTTTTTAGCTAAATTCTCTACTATCTTAGAGCCTGAAAGTGAACAATTTTATTTCACACTCATTTTTATGACGATCACACAAGGAGAAATCCGCGATACTGCGCTGGAATTTTTATTAGAATGTGGAAGCCAAATCATTCATGAGATGGAACGTTTAGCAGCAATCGAATTTAAAGATTATCGAAAATTACTACTCGATCTTTTTTATCATTTGGTGCCAGCTTTTTTTAGAATCAAGTATCATTTTTCGCTAACCAATGTGTTGATAGAAGAAATCAAAGAACAATATGACGAACTATTCGCTTTGACAAAAATAGCGCTACACCCATTAGAGATGCTGACAGGTCAAGCGACCCCTGATGAAGAAGTGGGGTATTTTACGATTCTATTTGGTGGTGAAATTGGGAATCAGCGGGAGTTAAATCGGGTGATCCGTTATAAAGCATTGGTTTTATGTCCAAGTGGAATCAGTTCTAGTCTAATCATGCAATCAGAGTTGAAGGAGCTTTTTCCAACGATTGACTTCAGTTTAACAACAACGGTTGATCAATTAGAAAGTATTGCCGAATCTGAATACGATGTGATTTTTTCGAGTGTTCCGTTAAATACACCAAAGAAAACGTATTTGATCAATCCAATCATGACGCAGTTAGAAAAAAATAACTTGATCCGTCATGTGCAAGAAGAATTATTGATACCAGGAATCGTTGTTCCTTCTATAGATGAAATTATTGAAACGTTATTACCGTATATCGAGTTAAAAAAAGGCATCACCAAAGAAAAAATATACAGAATCTTAAATCGAAAAATGATCAAAAAACTAAAAGTGAAAGAAGATGAGAAGCCAATGCTATCGGAGTTGCTAACGACAGAAATGATCCAGTTGACGGATAAAACATTAACGTGGGAAGAAGCGATTGCTTATGTGGCACAACCTCTAAAAGAACAGGGGAAGATTACAGAGAATTATATTGACGCAATGATTCAAAAGGTGAAAGATTACGGAGCCTTTATTCATATTGGGAAAGGAATCGCCTTACCTCATGCAAGACCAGAAGATGGGGTGAAACAATTAGGGATGTCGCTTTTAAAAGTGGAAGAACCTGTGCTGCTTTTAGATGACCCGAAGCATGAAATCACGATTTTTATCTGTTTAGCAGCGGTAGATAATGAAATGCATTTAAAAGCATTGGCAAGTTTAACGAAGATTTTATCCAACAAAGAGAATTTAGAAAAACTATTAGCAGCAAAAGACCAAGAAACAATTATTCAGTTATTAAAGGAAGGAGAATCATTATGA
- a CDS encoding DUF2188 domain-containing protein encodes MPWDLKDYPSSFKNFEPLLKKKAIEIANALVSEGYPDDRAIPIAISQSKRWLDEATDTEKADFKKATDPKKTDKHGTKKINTDLLDNDVLVYYQENRWYVQTKHAEKAVDSFETKEQAMERAKEIAKNKDSNVIAYKKDEEPNA; translated from the coding sequence ATGCCTTGGGATTTAAAGGATTATCCGAGTTCGTTTAAAAATTTTGAACCTTTGTTAAAAAAGAAAGCCATTGAGATTGCCAACGCGTTAGTCAGTGAAGGGTATCCGGATGACAGGGCGATCCCGATTGCGATTTCTCAATCTAAAAGGTGGCTAGATGAAGCAACGGACACTGAAAAAGCCGATTTTAAGAAAGCGACTGACCCTAAAAAGACAGACAAACACGGTACTAAAAAAATCAATACAGATTTACTAGACAATGATGTCTTAGTTTACTATCAAGAAAATCGATGGTATGTTCAGACAAAACATGCTGAAAAAGCAGTTGATTCATTTGAAACGAAAGAACAAGCGATGGAAAGAGCCAAAGAAATCGCTAAGAACAAAGACTCAAATGTTATTGCCTATAAGAAAGATGAAGAGCCTAATGCTTGA
- a CDS encoding SDR family oxidoreductase, with amino-acid sequence MIEKIENPLTRFYDGKFEKQSQEAPALQQKMIPVPDCGETSYKGSGKLTGRKALITGGDSGIGRAAAIAYAREGADVAINYLPFEEADAKEVKELIEAEGRKAILLPGDLKDEAFTRKLVHEAAKELDGLDILVLNAGMQQAVENIKDLSTQQIMDTYTTNIISMYWAVQEALDYLPKGGSIITTTSIQSAEPSANLLDYAATKGAITSFSKGLSAQLASSGIRVNTVAPGPIWTALQICGGQPSEKIPEFGQKESIGRAGQPVELAAVYVFLASNDASYVTGQVYSITGGSFFA; translated from the coding sequence ATGATAGAAAAAATCGAAAATCCGTTAACAAGATTCTACGATGGGAAATTTGAAAAACAATCACAAGAAGCACCCGCGTTACAACAAAAAATGATACCTGTACCTGATTGTGGAGAAACATCCTATAAAGGATCAGGCAAATTAACTGGGCGTAAAGCCTTGATCACAGGTGGAGATTCTGGAATCGGGCGTGCTGCAGCTATTGCGTATGCAAGAGAAGGTGCCGACGTCGCAATCAATTACTTACCTTTTGAAGAAGCCGATGCAAAGGAAGTTAAAGAGTTGATTGAAGCAGAAGGGCGCAAAGCCATTTTGTTGCCAGGTGATTTAAAAGATGAAGCATTTACGCGAAAACTTGTTCATGAAGCTGCTAAAGAATTAGATGGCTTGGATATTCTAGTCCTAAATGCAGGTATGCAGCAAGCTGTGGAGAACATCAAAGACTTATCCACACAACAAATCATGGATACGTATACGACAAATATTATTTCAATGTATTGGGCAGTGCAAGAAGCGTTAGATTATCTGCCAAAAGGCGGTAGTATCATTACCACGACGTCCATTCAAAGTGCTGAGCCAAGTGCAAATTTATTAGATTATGCCGCAACAAAAGGTGCGATCACTTCTTTCAGTAAAGGATTATCAGCGCAATTAGCTTCTTCTGGCATTCGTGTCAATACCGTTGCGCCAGGCCCTATTTGGACAGCGTTACAAATTTGTGGCGGACAACCATCAGAAAAAATTCCTGAGTTTGGACAAAAAGAATCGATTGGCCGAGCTGGACAACCAGTTGAATTGGCTGCTGTTTATGTGTTCCTAGCTTCTAATGATGCAAGTTATGTTACTGGACAAGTCTACTCCATCACAGGTGGTAGTTTCTTTGCTTAA